A single Cottoperca gobio chromosome 5, fCotGob3.1, whole genome shotgun sequence DNA region contains:
- the LOC115008114 gene encoding intermediate filament protein ON3-like — protein MPRKSYSVSGSTGGNLRRSFAPSSYSVQRTSYGAGAGSGFGMSSSSSGSYGFSSSQAGGCYVSPPITAVQVNQSLLAPLNLDIDPTIQAVRTQEKEQIKTLNNRFASFIDKVRFLEQQNKMLETKWSLLQDQTTTRSNIDGMFEAYIANLRRQLDGLGNEKVKMEGEMRNMQGLVEDFKMKYEDEINKRAAAENEFVLLKKDVDAAYMNKVELEAKADALQDEINFLRAVYEAELRELQGQIKDTSVVVEMDNSRSLDMDSIVAEVRAQYEDIANRSKAEAETWYKQKFEEMQSSAGQYGDDLRTTKSEISELNRMIARLQNEIEAVKGQRASLESQISEAEERGELAVKDAKLRIRDLEDALQRAKQDMARQVREYQELMNVKLALDIEIATYRKLLEGEESRLVSGGANATIHVQSSSGGLSSSNPGFGHGGSYSGGSYSGGSYTGGSSSGGYGTTIKKSTVSSTRRAY, from the exons ATGCCAAGGAAATCATACTCAGTCTCAGGCTCTACTGGTGGCAACTTGAGGAGATCATTTGCACCAAGCAGCTACTCTGTACAAAGAACCAGTTATGGTGCTGGTGCTGGATCAGGTTTTGGTATGTCTTCAAGTAGTTCTGGTAGTTATGGCTTTAGTTCTAGCCAAGCAGGAGGCTGCTATGTCTCTCCACCGATCACAGCTGTCCAAGTCAACCAGAGCCTGCTGGCCCCCCTGAACCTGGATATTGACCCCACAATCCAGGCTGTCCGCActcaggagaaggagcagatcAAGACCCTCAACAACCGGTTTGCCTCCTTCATCGACAAG GTCCGTTTCCTGGAGCAGCAGAACAAGATGCTGGAGACCAAATGGAGCCTCCTGCAGGACCAGACCACCACCCGCTCCAATATTGATGGCATGTTCGAGGCCTACATTGCCAACCTGCGCAGACAGCTCGACGGGCTGGGCAATGAAAAGGtcaagatggagggagagatgaggAACATGCAGGGCCTGGTTGAGGACTTCAAGATGAA GTATGAAGATGAAATCAACAaacgtgcagctgcagagaacGAGTTTGTGCTCCTGAAAAAG GACGTTGATGCTGCCTACATGAACAAGGTGGAGCTGGAAGCCAAGGCTGATGCTCTTCAGGATGAGATCAACTTCCTCAGGGCTGTCTATGAGGCT GAGCTTCGTGAGCTGCAGGGCCAGATCAAGGACACATCCGTCGTCGTGGAGATGGACAACAGTCGTAGCCTGGACATGGATTCTATTGTGGCTGAAGTGCGTGCTCAGTATGAGGACATTGCCAACCGCAGCAAGGCTGAAGCAGAGACCTGGTACAAACAGAAG TTTGAGGAGATGCAGAGCTCTGCCGGACAGTATGGTGATGACCTGCGCACAACCAAGTCTGAGATTTCTGAGCTGAACCGCATGATCGCCCGTCTTCAGAATGAGATTGAGGCTGTCAAGGGACAG AGGGCCAGCCTTGAGTCTCAGATCTCAGAGGCTGAGGAGCGTGGTGAGCTGGCAGTGAAAGATGCCAAGCTCCGTATCAGAGACCTGGAGGATGCTCTGCAGAGAGCCAAGCAGGACATGGCCCGCCAGGTGCGCGAATACCAGGAGCTGATGAACGTCAAGCTGGCCCTGGACATTGAAATCGCCACCTACAGGAAACTgctggaaggagaggagagcag ACTGGTCAGCGGAGGCGCAAACGCAACCATCCACGTGCAGTCGAGCTCCGGAG gATTGTCCAGCTCCAACCCCGGATTCGGCCATGGTGGCAGCTACAGTGGTGGCAGCTACAGTGGTGGCAGCTACACCGGTGGCAGCTCGTCTGGTGGTTATGGCACTACTATTAAGAAGTCAACAGTCTCAAGTACCAGGAGAGCCTATTAG